TCTAACCATTTCTTTACATTACCTGAACCACCATTATATGCAGCTATTACTAAATCCAATGAACCAAATTCTTTATATAATTTATTTAAATACCAACAACCAATTCTTATATTCGTTTCTGGGTCAAAAATATCGATATTTTCTAGATTCAGTTCTTCCGCTCCCCAATCTCTAGTTATGTCTAGTATTTGCATTAACCCTTTGGCTTCTTTTTTTGAAACAGCAGAACTATTAAACTTACTTTCTGCTTTTATCACACTGTAAACTATATTTTCATCTAAATTAAATTCCTTAGAATATTTTTCTACATACTCTGAGTATTTTTTAGGATACAAAAACTTATGTATTATTTTGCTTTCCATTAATAGTGCCCCAAATAAGATTATAAAAATAGATAGAATCAATACTTTCTTATTATTCACGCCAATTCTCCTTCATGTATTCAATAAATTTGTATACTTTATTCTCTAATTCAGTTATTGTTCCCGAATTCTCTATTATATAATCACCATATTTGGATTTTTCTTCCTGACTCATTTGTGAATTTATTCTGCTAAGTGCTTCTTCTTTACTACAATTATCTCTCTTTTGTATTCGGCTAATTTGTACTTCTAGTTTGCAAGTAACCACTAATAGCTTATCTACTATTTCCAAAAACCCACTTTCTACTAATATTGCTGCATCTAATATTACTATCTTTTCACCTTTTTTTCTGGCTTCTTCTATATCACTTATTACTTTTTCTCTTATTATTGGATGTGTCAAATTATTTAACTCATTAAGTTTTTCTTCGTCATTAAAAACTATTTTTCCAAGAACTTTTCTATCTAAAGTTCCATCATCTTTTCTTATATTTCGACCAAAATGTTCAAATACTTTTTCTAATAACAGCTTATCATCAAATATTTGTCTAGATATAATATCTGCATCCACTATCGTAATGTTAAATTTTCTAAATATATTTGATAGGCTGCTTTTTCCACAGCCTATTCCTCCTGTAAGTCCTAATATCAACATAAAATCACCTACTTTGTCTCATACCAAGAACTACCAACATTTAAATCTACATCTAAGTGAACATCCATATTT
This sequence is a window from Clostridioides difficile. Protein-coding genes within it:
- the coaE gene encoding dephospho-CoA kinase (Dephospho-CoA kinase (CoaE) performs the final step in coenzyme A biosynthesis.), which produces MLILGLTGGIGCGKSSLSNIFRKFNITIVDADIISRQIFDDKLLLEKVFEHFGRNIRKDDGTLDRKVLGKIVFNDEEKLNELNNLTHPIIREKVISDIEEARKKGEKIVILDAAILVESGFLEIVDKLLVVTCKLEVQISRIQKRDNCSKEEALSRINSQMSQEEKSKYGDYIIENSGTITELENKVYKFIEYMKENWRE
- a CDS encoding lytic transglycosylase domain-containing protein, yielding MNNKKVLILSIFIILFGALLMESKIIHKFLYPKKYSEYVEKYSKEFNLDENIVYSVIKAESKFNSSAVSKKEAKGLMQILDITRDWGAEELNLENIDIFDPETNIRIGCWYLNKLYKEFGSLDLVIAAYNGGSGNVKKWLENNEYSKDGKNLHDIPFEQTSKYVEKVKNNYKNYNKIYGEKGKN